The Peribacillus simplex genome contains a region encoding:
- the uvrB gene encoding excinuclease ABC subunit UvrB, which produces MKDKFELVSKYSPQGDQPAAIDLLVEGIKEGKEMQTLLGATGTGKTFTVSNVIQRINKPTLVIAHNKTLAGQLYSEFKEFFPNNAVEYFVSYYDYYQPEAYVPSTDTFIEKDASINDEIDKLRHSATSSLFERKDVIIIASVSCIYGLGSPEEYREMVVSLRTGMEIDRNALLHRLVDIQYERNDIAFQRGTFRVRGDVVEIFPASRDEHCVRVEFFGDEIDRIREVDALTGEITGEREHIAIFPASHFVTREEKMRIAIQNIETELEERLKELREDEKLLEAQRLEQRTRYDLEMMREMGFCSGIENYSRHLTLRPSGATPYTLMDYFPEDFLLVVDESHVTLSQIRGMFNGDQARKQVLVDHGFRLPSAKDNRPLRFEEFEKKVHQSIFVSATPGPYELEHTPEMVQQIIRPTGLLDPTVEVRPIEGQIDDLIGEIQERVKKNERVLITTLTKKMSEDLTDYLKEIGIKVQYLHSEVKTLERIEIIRELRMGKYDVLVGINLLREGLDIPEVSLVTILDADKEGFLRSERSLIQTMGRAARNANGHVIMYADRITNSMELAINETRRRREIQENYNKEHGILPQTIQKDIRDSIRATHVAEEGEEYKEDLAPSLAKLPKKERLKVMESMEKEMKEAAKALDFERAAELRDLLLELKAEG; this is translated from the coding sequence AACCGACTCTTGTCATTGCCCACAATAAAACGTTGGCAGGGCAGCTTTACAGTGAGTTCAAAGAGTTCTTCCCTAATAATGCCGTTGAATACTTCGTGAGCTATTATGATTACTACCAGCCAGAGGCTTATGTCCCATCCACGGATACATTCATCGAAAAGGATGCAAGCATCAATGATGAAATCGATAAACTGCGTCACTCGGCAACCTCATCTTTGTTCGAGAGGAAAGATGTCATCATCATTGCCAGTGTTTCGTGCATATATGGCCTCGGTTCCCCTGAAGAGTACCGGGAGATGGTCGTTTCCCTCCGAACTGGCATGGAAATAGACCGGAATGCCTTGCTGCACAGACTCGTGGATATTCAATATGAGAGGAATGATATTGCTTTCCAACGAGGGACTTTCCGCGTTCGCGGTGACGTGGTCGAAATTTTCCCGGCTTCACGTGATGAACATTGTGTACGGGTCGAGTTTTTCGGGGATGAAATTGACCGCATCCGTGAAGTCGATGCCCTGACTGGCGAAATTACTGGTGAACGGGAACATATCGCCATTTTCCCGGCTTCCCACTTCGTAACCCGCGAAGAGAAAATGCGGATTGCCATTCAAAATATCGAAACGGAACTGGAAGAGCGATTGAAGGAATTAAGGGAAGATGAAAAACTCCTTGAAGCACAGCGCTTGGAGCAGCGGACCCGTTATGATTTGGAAATGATGCGGGAAATGGGCTTTTGTTCAGGGATCGAGAACTATTCCCGCCATTTAACCCTTCGCCCCTCAGGTGCGACACCATACACTTTAATGGATTACTTTCCAGAGGACTTCCTATTGGTCGTGGATGAATCACACGTAACCCTTTCGCAAATCCGCGGAATGTTCAATGGAGATCAGGCGCGGAAGCAAGTGCTCGTCGATCATGGCTTCCGTCTGCCGTCTGCAAAAGATAACCGCCCGCTAAGATTTGAAGAATTTGAAAAAAAGGTACATCAATCCATATTCGTTTCGGCAACTCCGGGACCATATGAACTTGAACATACGCCAGAAATGGTTCAGCAGATCATCCGTCCTACCGGATTGCTGGATCCGACGGTGGAAGTGCGGCCGATTGAAGGGCAGATAGATGACTTGATCGGTGAAATACAGGAGCGCGTCAAAAAGAACGAGCGTGTGCTCATTACGACCTTGACGAAAAAGATGTCTGAGGATTTAACTGATTATTTAAAGGAAATCGGCATCAAGGTCCAATATCTTCATTCGGAAGTGAAGACCTTGGAAAGGATAGAAATCATTCGGGAACTTCGAATGGGCAAATATGATGTACTCGTTGGAATCAATCTTTTAAGGGAAGGCCTGGATATACCGGAAGTGTCATTGGTGACCATTCTGGATGCCGATAAGGAAGGGTTCCTTCGCTCGGAGCGTTCGCTTATTCAAACGATGGGCCGTGCAGCCCGTAATGCCAACGGCCATGTCATCATGTATGCAGACCGCATCACGAATTCGATGGAACTTGCCATCAATGAAACGAGGCGGCGCCGTGAAATTCAGGAGAATTATAATAAAGAGCATGGAATATTGCCTCAAACCATCCAAAAGGATATCCGGGACTCCATAAGGGCGACCCATGTAGCCGAAGAAGGCGAAGAGTATAAAGAAGACCTTGCACCAAGCCTCGCGAAGCTCCCTAAAAAAGAGCGTTTAAAAGTGATGGAGAGCATGGAAAAAGAAATGAAGGAAGCGGCAAAGGCACTGGATTTCGAGCGAGCTGCCGAGCTGCGTGATTTATTACTAGAGTTGAAAGCGGAAGGGTGA